Proteins found in one Oncorhynchus mykiss isolate Arlee chromosome 3, USDA_OmykA_1.1, whole genome shotgun sequence genomic segment:
- the cyp11b gene encoding 11-beta-hydroxylase has product MWSVSVSPSVFQGIQGMCVSVRQAVCVRIQRGMCVCPAGTVAGLGVEGVTPAKGGPAGRGGGRGLRRFEEIPHTGSSGWLNLVKFWREDRFKLLHKHMERTFNTLGPIYRERLGTQSTVNILLPSDISELFRSEGLHPRRMTLQPWATHRETRQHSKGVFLKNGTEWRADRLLLNREVMMAPAVRRFLPLLDEVARDFCRLLATRVEQEGGKEERGHSLTIDPSPDLFRFALEASCHVLYGERIGLFSTSPSQESQKFIFAVERMLATTPPLLYLPPRLLWRLGAPLWTQHATAWDHIFSHAEKRIQRGVQRLHSTKAAGGGSGGAEGEFTGILGQLIDKGQLSLELIRANITELMAGGVDTTAVPLQFALYELGRNPAVQEQVRGQVRVAWARAGGDAHKALQGAPLLKGLVKETLRLYPVGITVQRYPVRDIIIQNYHIPAGTCVQACLYPLGRSRDVFQDPELFDPGRWGTQESGEGPGGGGGFRSLAFGFGARQCVGRRIAENEMQLLLMHILLSFRLSVSSSEELSTKYTLILQPETPPRITFSTL; this is encoded by the exons ATGTGGAGTGTATCTGTGAGCCCGTCCGTGTTCCAGGGGATACAGGggatgtgtgtgtccgtgcgacAAGCAGTGTGTGTGAGGATACagagggggatgtgtgtgtgtccggcggggacagtggcagggctcggtgtggagGGGGTAACCCCCGCCAAAGGGGGTCCTgcggggagaggtggaggtagagggctGAGGCGGTTTGAGGAGATCCCCCACACGGGCAGCAGTGGCTGGCTCAACCTGGTGAAGTTCTGGAGAGAAGACAGATTTAAACTATTACACAAACACATGGAGAGGACCTTCAACACCCTCGGCCCCATTTAcag GGAGCGTCTGGGCACCCAGAGCACTGTGAATATCCTGCTGCCGTCTGACATCAGTGAGCTGTTCCGCTCTGAGGGCCTTCACCCCCGACGCATGACCCTGCAGCCATgggccacacacagagagacacggcAGCACAGCAAGGGAGTCTTCCTCAA GAACGGGACAGAGTGGCGTGCCGACCGTCTCCTGCTCAACAGGGAGGTGATGATGGCTCCTGCCGTACGTCGCTTCCTGCCCCTCCTAGACGAAGTAGCGAGGGATTTCTGCCGTCTGCTAGCGACCCGTGTGGAgcaagagggaggaaaggaggagagggggcacAGTCTGACTATCGACCCCAGCCCTGACCTCTTCCGCTTCGCCCTGGAAG CCAGTTGTCATGTCCTGTATGGAGAGCGTATCggtctcttctccacctctccctcccaggAGTCTCAGAAGTTTATTTTTGCAGTTGAGAGAATGTTGgccaccacccctcctctcctctacctgcccCCCCGTCTGCTGTGGCGCCTAGGCGCCCCCCTCTGGACACAACACGCCACTGCATGGGACCACATCTTCAGCCACG CCGAGAAAAGGATCCAGAGAGGAGTCCAGCGTCTGCACTCCACGAAGGCTGCGGGAGGTGGTAGTGGGGGTGCAGAGGGAGAGTTCACAGGGATCCTGGGTCAGTTGATAGATAAAGGACAGTTGTCTCTGGAGCTCATTAGAGCCAACATCACTGAACTCATGGCCGGGGGAGTGGACACG ACGGCAGTGCCCCTGCAATTTGCCCTGTACGAGTTGGGTCGTAACCCGGCAGTGCAGgaacaggtcagaggtcaggtgcGGGTAGCGTGGGCAAGAGCCGGCGGTGACGCCCACAAGGCCCTGCAGGGGGCGCCACTACTGAAGGGACTCGTCAAGGAGACCCTCAG GTTATATCCAGTGGGAATTACTGTCCAGAGATATCCAGTCAGAGACATCATCATCCAGAACTACCACATACCTGCTGGG ACATGTGTCCAGGCGTGTCTGTATCCTCTGGGAAGAAGTCGAGATGTGTTTCAGGATCCAGAGCTTTTTGACCCTGGTCGCTGGGGGACTCAGGAGTCTGGAGAGGGGCCTGGGGGTGGTGGAGGGTTCCGCTCCCTGGCGTTTGGATTCGGGGCCAGGCAGTGTGTTGGCAGGAGGATCGCTGAGAACGAAATGCAGCTGCTACTGATGCAC atCCTGTTGAGTTTCCGTCTCAGTGTGTCGTCTTCAGAGGAGCTCAGCACCAAATACACCCTAATCCTCCAGCCTGAAACCCCACCACGCATCACCTTCagcacactctga
- the LOC118945353 gene encoding complexin-3-like — translation MDTMVKQSLAVPMKKLSSCVTGVKEREVWARRRDKRWTGGVKSSPPRTGQTSVTRSYQTDLEKERMLREALNAQKHAERAAMRDHFRKKYQLSKSSKDTSHLSVAQGKVALPRQLAKLIGPETPAKDDGYSLLSAFQGLNFNMGMLGGKQTKSSTPMSVNGEACKVM, via the exons ATGGATACTATGGTGAAGCAGTCTCTGGCGGTGCCCATGAAGAAGCTGTCCAGCTGTGTGacaggagtgaaggagagagaggtgtgggccAGGCGCAGGGACAAGAGGTGGACAGGAGGAGTAAAGAGCAGCCCTCCACGGACGGGACAGACCTCCGTCACACGCTCCTACCAAACTgacctggagaaagagag GATGCTGAGGGAAGCCCTGAATGCTCAGAAGCACGCAGAGAGAGCCGCCATGAGGGATCACTTCAGGAAGAAGTACCAGCTCTCCAAG AGTTCCAAGGACACCAGCCACCTGAGTGTGGCGCAAGGGAAAGTGGCACTCCCCCGTCAACTGGCTAAACTGATTGGTCCTGAGACCCCGGCCAAGGACGATGGCTACAGCCTGCTGAGCGCCTTCCAAGGCCTCAACTTCAACATGGGGATGCTTGGAGGCAAGCAGACCAAGTCGTCCACTCCAATGTCAGTCAACGGAGAGGCCTGCAAAGTCATGTGA
- the LOC118944443 gene encoding dual specificity protein kinase CLK2-like: protein MPPSLKIIKNMEKYRQAAKLEINVLEKINEKDPHNKHQCVQMLDWFDYHGHVCISMELLALSTFDFLKENNFLPYCMDHIRQMAYQICLAVNFLHINKLTHTDLKPENILFVNSDYTITYNAEKVRGRGRASFITLFFTYAKVQGGRILSQGTVSTRHYRAPEVILELGWSHPCDVWSIGCILFEYYEGFTLYQTHDNQEHLAMMERVRGPLPSTMICKTR, encoded by the exons ATGCCTCCATCTCTGAAGATCATTAAGAACATGGAGAAGTACAGACAAGCTGCTAAACTGGAGATCAATGTCCTGGAGAAAATCAACGAGAAAGACCCACACAACAAACA tcAATGTGTTCAGATGCTGGACTGGTTTGACTACCATGGTCATGTGTGTATCTCCATGGAGCTGCTAGCCCTCAGCACTTTTGACTTCCTGAAGGAGAACAACTTCCTGCCGTACTGTATGGATCACATCCGCCAGATGGCCTACCAGATCTGCCTCGCTGTCAACT TTCTCCATATCAACAAGCTGACCCACACTGACCTCAAACCTGAGAACATCCTGTTTGTCAACTCTGACTACACCATCACTTACAACGCTGagaaggtgagagggagggggagggcttCCTTCATCACTCTCTTCTTTACCTACGCT aaagttcaagggggccgaatactttcgcaaggcactgtatctacacgCCACTACCGCGCTCCTGAAGTTATTCTGG AGCTGGGCTGGAGTCATCCGTGTGATGTCTGGAGTATCGGCTGCATCCTGTTTGAGTACTATGAAGGCTTCACCCTATATCAG ACCCATGACAACCAGGAGCAcctggccatgatggagagagtaCGGGGACCTCTCCCCTCTACGATGATCTGCAAGACCAGATAA